The DNA sequence ATCGACGCGACCGACTCGACCTCGTCGAGCGGCACGGGCGGACGCTCGCCCGTCTTCAACTTGAACATCCCGCGCAGCGTCATCAGCGACGACGACTGGTCGTCGACGCCCTTCGTGTACTCGCGGAAGATGTCGTACCGGCGCGTCCGCGTCGAGTGCTGGAGACGGAAGACCGTCTCGGGGTTGAACAGGTGGGGCGAGCCGTCCCGGCGCCACTGGTACTCGCCTCCGGTCGCCAGGCGCTCGTGGGCGAGGGCGGCGCCCTCCGACGGGTAGGCGGCGGAGTGACGCGAGAGGTTCTCGGCCGCGATCACCTCGATGCCCACGCCGCCGAGCTTGCTCGTCGTGCCGGTGAAGTACTGGTCGACGAACTCCTGGCTGAGGCCAACGGCCTCGAACGCCTGGGCCCCGGCGTACGACGAGACCGTCGAGATGCCCATCTTCGACATGATCTTGAGCACGCCCTTGCCGAGCGCCTTGATCACGTTCTTGACGGCCTTCTCGGGCGTCACGCCCGTGATGAGGCCGCTGCGGACCAGTTCCTCGCAGGTCTCCATGGCCAGGTAGGGGTTGATGGCGGAGGCGCCGTACCCGATCAGCAGGGCCACGTGGTGCACCTCGCGCACATCCCCGGCCTCGACGATGATGCCGACCTTCAGCCGGTTGTCGTCGCGGATGAGGTGATGGTGCACGGCGGCCAGCATGAGCAGCGACGGGATCGGGGCGAGGTCCTTCGTCGAGTCGCGGTCGCTCAGCACGATGAACTGCGCGCCGGCCTCGATGGCCTCGTCGACCTCGTCGCACATCTCGGCCAGCCGGCGCTCGAGGGCGTCCGGCCCCGCCTCGACCCGGTACAGGCCGCGGATCGTCGTCGTCAGGCGGCTCCCCGGCGTCGGGTCGATGTGCTGGATCTTCGCGAGCTCGTCGTTGTCGATCACGGGGAAGTCGAGGACGACCTGGCGCGCGTGCTCCGGGCCGGCGGAGAGCAGGTTGCGCTCCGGACCCAGGCCGAGCTTGAGGGAGGTGACGACCTCCTCGCGGATCGAGTCGAGCGGCGGGTTGGTCACCTGCGCGAACTGCTGCGTGAAGTAGTCGAACAGGAGGCGCGGCCGCTCCGACAGGACGGCCACCGGCGTGTCCGACCCCATGGCGCCGAGGGGCTCGGCACCCGTCGTCGCCATGGGCTTCAGCAGGATGCGCACCTCCTCCTCGGTGTAGCCGAAGGTGCGCTGGCGGCGCACGATCGAGGCCGGGGTGTGCACGATGTGCTCGCGCTCCGGGAGGTCCTTCAGGTTGATGCGGCCGTTCTCGAGCCATTCCCCGTACGGTGCGCCGGCGGCGAGCTCGGACTTGATCTCGTCGTCCTCGATGAGGCGCCCGGCGACCGTGTCGACCAGGAACATGCGGCCCGGCCGCAGGCGGCCCTTGCGGACCACGCGGCTCGGCTCGATGTCGAGCACGCCGATCTCGGAGGCGAGCACCACGAGGCCGTCGTTCGTGACGACGTAGCGTCCCGGGCGGAGCCCGTTGCGGTCGAGGGTCGCGCCGACGAGCGTGCCGTCGGTGAAGACGATCGCCGCGGGGCCGTCCCATGGCTCCATGAGCATCGAGTGGTACTCGTAGAAGTCCCGGCGGACCGGGTCGATCTCCGTCTGGTTCTCCCACGCCTCGGGCACCATCATCATGACGGCGTGCGGCAGGGAGCGGCCCGTCAGCGACAGCAGCTCCACGACCTCGTCGAAGGAGGCCGAGTCGCTGGCGCCGGGCGTCACGATCGGGAGCACCGGGGACAGGTCGCCGAGCAGCTCGCTCTCGAGCTGCGACTGGCGCGCCCGCATCCAGTTGCGGTTGCCCTGCACCGTGTTGATCTCGCCGTTGTGCGCGATCATGCGGAACGGCTGGGCGAGCGGCCACGATGGGAACGTGTTGGTGGAGTACCGGGAGTGCACGAGCGCGAGCCGGGAGGCGAACCGGTCGTCCGACAGGTCGGGGTAGAACGGCTCCAGCTGGAGGGTCGTGACCATGCCCTTGTAGACGAGTGTGCGGCTCGAGAGCGACGAGAAGTAGAGGTCGAGCTCGCGCTCTGCGCGCTTGCGCAGGAAGAAGGTCTGCCGGTCGAGCGCGATGCCGCCAGCCGTCTCCCCCTGCTCGTCGCGTCGCGTGGACACGACGAAGAGCTGCTCGATCACAGGCATGGCGTCGCGGGCGAGCGTCCCGAGCTCCTCCGGGCGGACCGGGACCTCGCGCCAGCCGAGCACGGCGAGCTCGTGCTCGCCCGCGATCGCAGCGACCGCCTCCTTGACGCGGTCGCGAGCGGCCCGGTCGGTCGGGAGGAAGGCGTTGCCGACGGCGTAGCGACCGGCGGGCGGCAGGTCGAAGTCCGCCACAGCCCGCAGGAAGGCGTCGGGCACCTGCGTGATGATGCCCGCGCCGTCGCCGGTGCCCGCGTCGGAGCCGACGGCGCCGCGGTGCTCGAGGTGACGGAGCGCCTCGAGCGCCGCGTCGATGATGTCGTGCCCGGCGGTTCCGCGCAGGGTCGCCACCATGGCGAGGCCGCAGGCGTCCTTCTCGTGCGCAGGGTCGTACAGGCCCTGCCGCTCGGGCATGGTGCCGAACCGGCTATGGGGAGGCGTGAGCGCCATGGTGACCGTCCTCACAGTGTCGTGGATGTGGGGATGTGGTGTGCGGGGACGCCATCGGCCCGTCACGGGGAGGGGTTCCGCCGCATGGTCCACCGGGCTGTGTGCGGCCCGGCGTCTCGCGTGCGGTCAGTGGTGCGTGCGGGATCGCCTCGACGGGTGCTATCGGGAGCCGGACGGGCTTGTGGCCTCGGCCTTCCGAGACCTGGCAGGCTCTCCGTCGGCATCGTCGGAGACCTCGTCATCCAGGTCCGTGTCGTCAGAGTCTACCGCAGCATCGGGTCGCACCCATTCACGACCCGGAACGTACGGGCTCGGCTCGAGCCCGGTGTGCCTCCGGGACTGCACGATGAAGAGCGCGACGCCGAGGACGACGGCGGCGAACGCGGCCCACACGTTGCTCGGGATGCCGAGGAAGGAGAACTCGCTCGGGTCGATCCGGATCGACTCGAGGTAGGAACGGCCGAGGCCGTACCAGACGAGGTAGAGGGCGAAGAGCTTGCCCCACTGCATGCGGAACCGGCGCTCGATGAGCACGAGCAGGACGACGCCGATGACGTTCCAGATGATCTCGTACAGGAACAGGGGCTGGAACAGCGTGCCCTCGGGCAGGCCCACCGGGATCGCCTTGTTGCCGGCGTCGATCTGGAGCCCCCAGGGCAGGTCGGTCGGCAGACCGAAGAGCTCCTGGTTGAAGTAGTTGCCGAAGCGCCCGATCGCCTGCGCGAGCAGGAGCGCCGGCGCCAGCGCGTCGGCGAAGGTCCAGAAGCGGAGGCCGGTCCAGCGGCAGCCGATCCAGGCGCCGACCGCGCCGCCGATCAGGGCTCCGAAGATGGCGTTGCCGCCCTCCCAGATGAAGAACACCTTCCACAGGTCGGCGCCCGGGAAGAAGTAATCCTGCGGGTGCGTGAACACGTGATAGAACCGCGCGCCGATGATGCCCAGCGGCACGGCCCAGAGCAGCACGTCGAGCACCACGCCCGGCTCGGCGCCGCGCTTGGTGAGCCGGCGGGAGGTCCACATCGCGGCTATGACGATCCCGATGAGGATCATGATGGCGTAGGTCTGGATCCGCCAGTGCAGACCGAAGATGTCGATCGGGATCTGCTGCCACTCGGGCCCCGGGCTCGGGATGCTGGTAACCCAGCCGCTCATCGTCGCAACCACCCGATGACTCAC is a window from the Leifsonia sp. AG29 genome containing:
- the lgt gene encoding prolipoprotein diacylglyceryl transferase is translated as MSGWVTSIPSPGPEWQQIPIDIFGLHWRIQTYAIMILIGIVIAAMWTSRRLTKRGAEPGVVLDVLLWAVPLGIIGARFYHVFTHPQDYFFPGADLWKVFFIWEGGNAIFGALIGGAVGAWIGCRWTGLRFWTFADALAPALLLAQAIGRFGNYFNQELFGLPTDLPWGLQIDAGNKAIPVGLPEGTLFQPLFLYEIIWNVIGVVLLVLIERRFRMQWGKLFALYLVWYGLGRSYLESIRIDPSEFSFLGIPSNVWAAFAAVVLGVALFIVQSRRHTGLEPSPYVPGREWVRPDAAVDSDDTDLDDEVSDDADGEPARSRKAEATSPSGSR
- the gltB gene encoding glutamate synthase large subunit, encoding MALTPPHSRFGTMPERQGLYDPAHEKDACGLAMVATLRGTAGHDIIDAALEALRHLEHRGAVGSDAGTGDGAGIITQVPDAFLRAVADFDLPPAGRYAVGNAFLPTDRAARDRVKEAVAAIAGEHELAVLGWREVPVRPEELGTLARDAMPVIEQLFVVSTRRDEQGETAGGIALDRQTFFLRKRAERELDLYFSSLSSRTLVYKGMVTTLQLEPFYPDLSDDRFASRLALVHSRYSTNTFPSWPLAQPFRMIAHNGEINTVQGNRNWMRARQSQLESELLGDLSPVLPIVTPGASDSASFDEVVELLSLTGRSLPHAVMMMVPEAWENQTEIDPVRRDFYEYHSMLMEPWDGPAAIVFTDGTLVGATLDRNGLRPGRYVVTNDGLVVLASEIGVLDIEPSRVVRKGRLRPGRMFLVDTVAGRLIEDDEIKSELAAGAPYGEWLENGRINLKDLPEREHIVHTPASIVRRQRTFGYTEEEVRILLKPMATTGAEPLGAMGSDTPVAVLSERPRLLFDYFTQQFAQVTNPPLDSIREEVVTSLKLGLGPERNLLSAGPEHARQVVLDFPVIDNDELAKIQHIDPTPGSRLTTTIRGLYRVEAGPDALERRLAEMCDEVDEAIEAGAQFIVLSDRDSTKDLAPIPSLLMLAAVHHHLIRDDNRLKVGIIVEAGDVREVHHVALLIGYGASAINPYLAMETCEELVRSGLITGVTPEKAVKNVIKALGKGVLKIMSKMGISTVSSYAGAQAFEAVGLSQEFVDQYFTGTTSKLGGVGIEVIAAENLSRHSAAYPSEGAALAHERLATGGEYQWRRDGSPHLFNPETVFRLQHSTRTRRYDIFREYTKGVDDQSSSLMTLRGMFKLKTGERPPVPLDEVESVASIVKRFSTGAMSYGSISKEAHETLAIAMNRLGAKSNTGEGGEDLDRLLDPERRSAIKQVASGRFGVTSMYLTHADDIQIKLAQGAKPGEGGQLPPTKVYPWVARTRHATAGVGLISPPPHHDIYSIEDLKQLIFDLKRANPRARVHVKLVSESGIGAVAAGTAKALADVILVSGHDGGTGASPVNSLKHAGTPWELGLAETQQTLMLNGMRERVVVQVDGQLKTGRDVIVGALLGAEEFGFATAPLVVSGCVMMRVCHLDTCPVGVATQNPELRARFSGKPEFVVNFFEFIAEEVREYLAELGFRSLDEAIGHAELLDVDTAIDHWKASGLDLSPILRGPRFRDDEPRKNGRAQEHGLDEHFDRQLIDAARPVLEGRGGPDGSRVELSLPIRNTERAVGTMLGHEVTLRHGENGLPAGSIDITLTGSAGQSLGAFLPAGITLRLEGDSNDYVGKGLSGGEIVVRPPRDSVFPAERNVIAGNVIGYGATQGSMFIRGIVGERFLVRNSGATAVVEGVGDHALEYMTGGLAVILGSTGRNLGAGMSGGTAYVYDLATERVNREALASGELELLPLGSADIEIVRDLLERHRAETGSALAERMLADFDRTVAAFVKVLPRDYAAVLQMRQEAVDEGLDPDGDIVWNRILEVTGG